In Streptosporangium album, the following are encoded in one genomic region:
- a CDS encoding HARBI1 family protein codes for MPREVVLFLAGLLRAERVRRRTRAGTRALGEFKQAVLIIRWLVDGARIARPAADNAISHATCDRYVEEGVTVLKAQAPTLQEALTAAKAAGYTHLHLDGTLIETDRCRALGPNGADLWWSGKHKQHGGNIQVLSSPGGDPLWTSEVRPGREHDLTCARLHGLLDPLAKAAEDGLITLADLGYVDAGMGFRLPYKRSRGGTLTNDQIQYNKVHGALRALAERANAQLKMRFKALRNVSKCPWKIGGIVAAALVLFHREQAHKQLSPSVNAGC; via the coding sequence ATGCCGCGCGAGGTTGTGCTGTTTCTGGCCGGGCTGTTGCGCGCCGAGCGGGTACGGCGCCGCACCCGCGCGGGCACTCGGGCGCTGGGCGAGTTCAAGCAGGCCGTTCTGATCATCCGCTGGCTGGTGGACGGCGCTCGGATCGCCCGGCCGGCCGCCGATAACGCCATCTCGCACGCGACCTGTGATCGGTACGTCGAAGAAGGGGTCACCGTATTGAAGGCCCAGGCGCCGACGCTACAGGAGGCGCTCACGGCGGCGAAGGCCGCCGGCTACACCCACCTGCATCTGGATGGCACGCTGATCGAAACCGACCGCTGCCGCGCCCTGGGCCCGAACGGCGCCGACCTGTGGTGGAGTGGAAAACACAAGCAGCACGGCGGCAACATTCAGGTCCTGTCCAGCCCCGGCGGCGACCCGCTGTGGACTTCTGAGGTACGGCCCGGCCGTGAACACGATCTCACCTGTGCCCGCCTGCACGGCCTCCTCGACCCGCTGGCCAAGGCCGCCGAGGACGGGCTGATCACGTTGGCCGACCTCGGCTACGTCGATGCGGGTATGGGGTTTCGCCTGCCGTACAAGAGGTCTCGGGGTGGCACACTCACCAACGATCAGATCCAGTACAACAAGGTCCACGGTGCGCTCCGAGCCCTCGCCGAACGAGCGAACGCCCAGCTCAAGATGCGGTTCAAGGCACTGCGGAACGTCAGCAAGTGCCCTTGGAAGATCGGCGGTATCGTCGCCGCGGCGCTCGTCCTCTTCCACCGGGAGCAAGCTCACAAGCAGCTGTCACCCAGCGTGAACGCCGGTTGCTGA
- a CDS encoding IS630 family transposase — translation MGCYTDPPPGTTVICADELGPVTPRTFPPAPGWSVDGHRIKAPLTYSRGTDKSWVYGGLRIRDGIELTFCAPSRDSDGWIGLLQQIARANRRGPIVVITDNLSSHSSWKVRQWLLRHPRIRQVFIPVKACWLNLAEGWWRLLRRAAFAGQTFADATEIAHAVTLATAQLNAHAHPWIWGRPPPQPRALRRKFVYLL, via the coding sequence ATCGGCTGCTACACCGACCCGCCGCCCGGTACCACGGTCATCTGCGCCGACGAGCTGGGACCGGTGACCCCGCGCACCTTCCCGCCCGCGCCCGGCTGGTCGGTCGACGGACACCGGATTAAAGCGCCGCTGACCTACTCCCGCGGCACCGACAAGAGCTGGGTATACGGCGGCCTGCGCATCCGCGATGGCATCGAGCTCACCTTCTGCGCGCCCTCACGCGACAGCGACGGCTGGATCGGGCTGCTTCAGCAGATCGCCAGGGCCAACCGACGCGGCCCGATCGTGGTCATCACCGACAACCTGTCCAGCCATTCCAGCTGGAAGGTCCGCCAGTGGTTGCTGCGGCATCCACGTATTCGCCAGGTGTTCATCCCGGTCAAGGCCTGCTGGCTGAACCTGGCCGAGGGTTGGTGGCGGCTGCTGCGCCGGGCCGCGTTCGCCGGGCAGACCTTCGCCGACGCCACCGAGATCGCCCACGCGGTCACCCTCGCTACCGCCCAGCTCAACGCCCACGCCCATCCCTGGATCTGGGGACGACCGCCCCCGCAGCCCCGAGCCCTGCGCCGCAAGTTCGTCTATTTGCTATGA